GATGAAAATGACCGTGTGGAAGGATTACGGAGTGGCGCAGACGATTATATCGTCAAACCATTCAGTCCCAAAGAGCTGTTAGCCCGCATTGAGGCTCAAATTAGGAGAAACTATGGCTATAATGATGATGAAAGTAAAGAGGAATTGCAGTATAAGTCGATTAAAGTGAACCTCAATTCGAGAAAGGTATTTATCGACGGAGAGGCCGTGTCCCTGACGCGGAAGGAATTTGATCTGCTCGTCCATTTCATGAAGCACCCGGAACAGGTCTTCAACCGCGAACAGCTCCTCGATCATGTCTGGGGTGTCAATTATACAACCGGCGGACACAGAACCGTTGATACGCACATGAAGACCATGCGCTTTAAAATGGGCAGCGGGGGCGACTATTTCCGCACCGTTTATGGAGTCGGATACGTATTGGAAGACGGAGAAGGGCGATGAGAGCAAGTCTCAGGTTAAAGACCTGGTTTTTTATTGTGTTATTCACCCTGACATCGATGGTGAGTCTCGTTTTTTTGACAAACTACCTGTATGAATCCTTTTATCTTACTCACCAGACTGAACAGCTTGAGGGGCGCGGCAATAATCTCGCCCAAGTGTATTATCAAGCTGAAACGCCTGAACAGCTGGATTATTTTTATGATTTGGCGGAGTTTATGGCCCGCTGTGCTGTTGCTAATATACAGATCACTGACATGGGGGAGTTTAACAGTCGGATTCCGAGATCAGTCCCTTTACAGGAAGATGAATTTGCACTCACTGATTTCGAAAATGAGCAGCTCACGGCCGGAGAGACGATCCGGTTTACTAGAGAAGGGTATGAAAAGGATCATTTGATCATCATGTTGCCCCTCATGGAAGAAGGAGATGCCGGACCTCAAGGGATCATCACCATTTCCACTGCTGTGAATGCTGCATTCTCCCCTTTCGAATCGCTCAGAGGCATCCTGTTTTTGTCGATGGGGGTGGCGTTTGTCGTCATTGTCTTTGTTCTGCATAAGATGACGAATTATGTGATCGATCCGATCAGAAGGATGATCGCAGCATCGAAAAGCTGGGGAGAAGGCGATTTTTCGCAAAAGGTCGATGTGAAAACAACCGATGAGATCGGTCAGCTTGCCGATGCCTTTAACCAGATGACATATTCTCTTGATGAAGCGGATAAAAAGAAACAGGAGTTCCTCGGGAATGTGTCGCATGAACTGAGGACACCATTGAGTTATTTAAAAGGGTACTCGGAAGTGCTCCTCGAGAAACATCGCAAAGGTGAAGCGTTGGACGAGAAGCATATTGAAAAAATTCAGGCTGAGGGGAACCGTATGGAAAAGTTGATCCATGACCTCTTGGATTTAGCAAGGCTTGAAGGAGATACCTATCCGATGGATAAAATGCCGATGCCACTTGCCCAGCTTGTCGAAGATGTGTGTGAACGGATGAACCTTATCGCTGAAAAGGATGATGTGACTGTAAATTTGGAACTCGATTATGGTATTATCATAGAAGGTGATGAAAGCAGACTCGAACAGGTGATCAGTAACCTGATTGAAAATGCGATCCGCTATGGAAAGCAGGGAAAACAGATTGATGTCAGTCTTGAACAGGCTGATGGAAAAGCAGTTTTGAGAGTCAGAGATTACGGGGCAGGTATGCCTCCGGAAACACTGACCAGACTGACAGAGCGTTTCTACCGGGTAGACCGCACGAGGTCGAAACAGCTTGGAGGAACAGGTCTCGGTTTGACGATCGTCAATGAAATTGTCAAAAAACATGATGGCCAGCTTTCCTTTGAATCTGTCGAAGGAGAGGGAGCAACAGCAATTGTACAAATCCCCTGTTTTGACGATGAAATGAACTAGGAGGTGTGCAGAACCGGTGCAGAAACTGTTATTTTGGATTGGCACAGCAATTTTGGGCGGCTGGATTTTGGCTTTGCTCGTGAATTTCACGGTCTATCAGGAGGTCACAACGTATTACATGGTGATCCATCCGCTTGTTGACGGCATTCTGTTTATGGCCGTGATGTTTGGGATTTATATGCTGGTCTGGCGGACATTCTTAAGAAAACCTCAGACAGCAACGATTCAGCTTGCATCACTCGGTACTGTCTTTATGGTATTGGCCTTTGTCGTATAAACACACATAAAACCGGCTCACAAAACGTGAGCCGGTTTTTTTGACTTTTATATTCAGTTGCTTTATTATTTAGAACATTAACTGTTAACTTACTAAACTATTATTTTTGGAACGAGGTGAAGAAATGAAAGAATCCATCATTTCCAGTATTGAACAGCGTGTCTTTGATATCATGCTTGACTTTAATAACGAATTCGGATGTGAGATGGATCAAACGCTGACATCCAATCAGCAACTGCTTCTTTATCTCGTAACAGAAAAAGAAGTGAAACAAGTGAAACATTTGGCTGCAGCGATGAATATTTCCGCAAGTGCGGTCAGTCAAATGATCACGAAACTTGAAGCACAGGATATCATCATCCGTGAGATTGATCCTGATAACCGGAGAAATACAGTCTTAAAAACCGGTGAAAAAGGGAAACAGATGATGAAAGAAATGGAAATCAAGCGGACTGCGATTGTTGCTAAATATTTAAAACGGCTCAAGACAGATGATCTAGAGCAGCTCGATGCAATTATGAAACGTTTATACGCTATTATTCAACAGGAAAAGAGAGGGAATCAGTCATGAGAAATATAATCGGATTTTCCATCAGACGGCCGGTTTTTACGCTGGTCAGCATGACACTGTTTTTACTGCTTGGCTTCGTATCACTGACCAACATCCCGTTAAAGCTTATCCCGGATATTGATCCGCCCATTGCAGTTGTCGTAACCAGTTATGATCAGGCGGGTCCTCAGGAAGTTGTGGACCGGGTCACGACGCCAATGGAGAACAGTCTCTCTACCATTCAGGGGCTGAATAATATCAGTTCGACGTCTTCAGAAGGATCATCCCTTGTTCTGTTGGAGTTTTCCTGGACCACGTCGATTGAAGATGTCGAAAATGATATCGTGCAGCGTATGAATCAGACGCCGCTTCCGAGTGGGGCGGGTAATCCGCAGTTTCTGAAATTTGATCCGTCACAGATCCCGATTATTCAGTTGTCTCTGTCGAACCTGGGAGATGATAATGACAACTTCAGTGAACTCGTGAATGACCTTGAAAATGAACTTTTGAGAATCGACGGCATCGGCAATATTGATTTGCTCGGAGATGCAATTGAGGAAATTGATATCCGACTCGACCAGCAGTTGCTTGAAGACCACAACCTGACGCAGCAGGAAGTAGTGCAAACTCTGCAGAGCCATAATGTGACGGCGCCTGGTGGGGTTGTCTCAAATAATGGATCGGATATTTCCACCCGGATTCTTTTTGAACTAAATTCTCTTGAAGATGTGGAGAATATCGTACTCACAGTTGATCCAGAATCGGAAGATGAGATTACCTTAGCCGATGTCGGGGACGTCAGCATCAGTCCGGAGCCAATCGATACGATTACGAGGACAAACCAGGAAGATGCCATTCTGATGAATGTGCAACAGCAGTCTGACGCCAATACAGCCAACGTCGCCCGTGCATTCACAGAGCGTCTGGACGAACTTCTCGAAGAGGACAGATACAGCGATATCGAGCAGGCGATTCTCTTTAACCAGGGGGAGTATGTGGATGAGGCCATTGCCAGTGTCGCCCTTGCGCTCGTTGCCGGTGGACTGATTGCCATGATTGTTCTGTTCTTATTCTTAAGAAACTTCAAGACGCCGCTTCTGATCGGCATTGCCATACCATTCTCTGTTATTGTGACGTTCGTACTGCTTTACTTTACGAACTTCTCGCTGAACATCATGACCCTCGGCGGTTTGGCATTGGGTATTGGTATGCTGGTCGATAATGCGATCGTTGTCATTGAGAATATTTACAGGCATTTAAACATGAAAAAATCGCCGAAACAGGCGGCTCTTGACGGGGCCAGTGAAGTGGCAACGGCGATTACGGCATCGACGTTGACGACGGTTTCTGTTTTCCTCCCAGTTGTGTTTATCAGCGGAATTGTCGGAAACCTGTTCAGGGAATTTGCCCTGACGGTGGCTTTTAGTCTCCTTGCGTCCCTTCTTGTTGCATTGACAGTTGTACCGATGCTTGCAGGAAAATGGCTTAAGACACCGACAGAGGATATCGAACAGAAGCGAGAGAAATCACGATTTGTGCAGACCTTTGAACGTTCAGCAAGATGGTCGTTACGGCACCGTTTTATGGTCATCTTTTTAACGGTCCTTCTGCTTGTTGCGGGTGCTTTTGGCATCAGCACCGTCGGAGTTCAGTTCCTGCCGGCGACTGATGAGGGCTTTTTCCAGATCGAGATTGAGAATGAAGCCGGGACACCAATTGAGACGACGTTTGAGAATGTGGAAGAAATAGAAGAGATCTTGGATAATGAATCGGATGTACTTCACTATACATCCGTAACCGGTTCGAGTGGCCAGCAGGGTCCTGGTGGAGCTGCGAATGGTTCGGGCAATGAAGCGGTCATCTACGTTACGATGGTACCGCTTGATGAACGGACGATTTCAACGATGGATTTTTCTGATGACATCCGCCGTGATGTAGAACGTGCCGTACCGGATGGGGAAGTGTCCATTACGATGGATGCATCCTTTGGTTCTGATCCGAATACGTTCTCCTTTGACCTAAACGATTCCAATCCCGTTCAGCTTGAAGAAACGGCTCGGGATTTATATGAAGAATTCGAGGATATGAGTGAATTTACAGAAATCTCTTATTCTCTTGAGGAAACAATAATGGAGCTTCAGCTTCAGATCGATGAAGAGGCAGCCCGTGATGCGGGACTTACACCTGCACAGATCGCAAACACGGTCAATGATATTACAGCCGGGGTGACGGCGACGCAGGTCGTCACTGATGAGAACCAGGTCCTTGAAGTGCAGGTCCGCTTCGATGAGACCTATACAGATACGGTGGAAGCCCTCGAGAATCTAAGGCTTCGAAACGGCGAGGGGACGTTCATTGAATTGTCTGAGCTTGCGGAATTCGAAGAAGGGGAGTCGCCGGAAACCATCAACCGGATGAATCTCGAAGAATCCATTCAGTTCACGTTGACTTATTCAACAGGCAATACGCTGAATGAGATCAATGATCTGGTGACGGATACCGTGGACAGCTACGGTTTGCCGGATGAGACCTCAATCTCTTATACCGGAGATCAACAGCTCCTTGAAGATGCCATTTCGGATCTCACACTGGCATTGATACTCGCAGTTGTGTTTGTCTATCTTGTCATGGCAGCACAGTTTGAATCGCTCCGATACCCGTTTGTGATCATGTTTACCGTACCGCTTGTTGTCATTGGTGTTGCGATTGCTCTGACTGTAACAAGGACGCCAGTCAGCATTACGGCGATTATTGGGATTATCGTTCTTGTCGGAATCGTCGTGAACAATGCCATCGTCCTGGTTGATTATATCAATCAGCGAAAACTGGCCGGGATGAAGAGCATGGATGCGATCGTCAGAGGCGTGAAAGACAGAGCCAGACCGATCCTCATGACCGCATCAACGACGATTCTTGCGCTCTTCCCACTTGCTCTTGGTTTTGGTGAAGGAAGTGAGATTCAGCAACCGATGGCCATCACTGTCATTGGCGGCATGATCAGTGCGACATTCCTGACGCTGTTCCTGATCCCGGTGCTTTACAGTTTCCTGGATAAGGATACACGCTATCTGAACAGAAAATATATGACGCCGGACGGTCAACTTGTGCCCGCTTATCTCCTCGAGGAAGCCTATACGGCCGATCAGGGGAGTGAACGGAAACATTTTCCTCCAAGGTCCGAAGCGGTCCCGCAGACGAGACCTGAACCGGCCTCTGACTTCAGTGATTTTTACCGGCCAGCAAAAGAACGACCGGTAAAGGAAGACCGCCTTTCTGAGACCTGGTATGACGAAACGGATCAAAAAGATCCGTTCCCTCAACCAGAACCGGACTCTAATGAGCGCGGGTACGAAGAGGAACCGTTTATGTATGAAGATGGCATTGCCGATAAGCTTCCGCCGAGAAAGGCAAGACATTCGGACAGAGAAATCAGTAATGAAGATATTATGAAGCTTTTGCAAGAGTTGAAAGAACGGGATAACCGAAACGATCGTAACAAATAATAACAAGAGGATCCGCGCTGTGGATCCTCTTTCAATTGGAAATAATTCTTTTTTTGCATCTTGTTTAGTGATAGACTATGAACATGATGAAGAAGAAAAGGAGAACCTAATTTGATGAACAAAGGTAAATGGACGAACCGGATTACCGGACTGCTCCTTTTGCTCCTCGCACTGACTGTAACCGCGTGTGAGACGGAGTCCGGTGAGAACTGGTCTGCAAATGTGGATCAGGAGGAATATAATGAAGATGATCTTGAGACGCTGATTTCAACAAACGAAAAGCTTGTGGACAGGCTCGAGGAAAAAATGGATGAAAACAGGACATTACGTGCAGAATTCGAAGAGCTCGAAGCCGAAAATACGGAGCTGAAAGAGGATTTATTGACGTACAGGCAACAGACACTTGAGACGGAACAATATGTAAACAGACTTCTTGAAACGAGAATCGAAATTGACGATACTGTCAGGGCGTTTTTTATGGCAATGCATGAACGGAATCTCGCTGAGCTGGATCAGATGACAAGTGATCGGATTACGGTGGACGGTGAGCGCGAGCTATTGGTCGTAACAGGGCAAGGAGCGGAAGAGACGGATCGTTCCTTTCACTTCCTGCAGGTGGATACATTCATCTCAATGAGACAGATCAACATGGACTATGATCGGAACGACGACTATTTTCATGTGGTATACGGGCTTTACAACCTTGAAGAGGAAGCGTTTAATCGCACAGCTGCCGTTCAAATTGAATTCATCCTTGATGATGGGAACTGGATTGTGGATACGATAACTTATCAGTAAATCCGTCACGGAATTGCAACAAAATTGATGCATCTTTGCCAAATTCAGAGCGTCAGTGAGTGCTCACCCGTTATACAATAGAGAGAGAAGGCGGGTGATGGAGATGACATTAACAGCATCGGTAAAACCGAGCACAGAAGAGATCATCATGGAAACAGCCATCGAATTGATAGAACAAAAAGGATATAACGGTGTTTCCACCAAAGAAATCGCCCAGGCAGCAGGATTTTCCGAAATGACCTTATTCCGTCATTTTGGGACAAAGCAGGGTCTCCTGGATAAAGCGATTGTCTATAATAATTATCTTGTCGATATGAAAGAAGCGCTGTTTGATTCGGTGACATACAACCTCAGAGAAGATCTGAAACGGGTCAGTGCTCTGTATCATGAGTACAATGGACGCAATGCCAAGCTTGTGCTGATTGCCTTTCAGGAGCGCCATCAGCATCCACAGATTGGAGAGGCTGTTTCGCAGAACCCGAAACAGCTCAAACAGTATCTGATAGCTTATTTAAAGGAGATGCAGGACCGTGGGCTTGTTGATGCAGGCATTTGTCCGGAGACGCAGACGATGAATTTTCTCTGGATGAACCTGGGCTACTTTTTGAGCCATCACATCGGAGGCCGCGTTGTCGCTGAAGTGGATTTGGCGCATTTTATTGAACAGAGCGTTGACACATTCGTCCATGCGTTAACACCCTGTCAGCCTGGTGAAATCAAGCGAAATCTGTAATGAAAGAGCCCTGATCGGTGTGCATTGATCAGGGCTTTTTTCCGGTTGGATTTCTTTAGATGGTACATGCTTCATATGGACAGCAATCACACCGCAAATGTTCTTTTAAATAATCCAACTGATGTATCGTGATGTATTTCGTGTTGACGGATAGGATCCCGTCGTTAATGAGCCGCTTCAGAATTCGATTAATGCTTTCGCGGGTCGCACCCACATAGTTTGCCAGCTCCTGATTCGTTATTTTTTGATTGATGAGAACGCCGCTGTCGACTTTTTGACCATACTCATTACTGAGTCGAACGAGAATCGAGAATACCGCACCCTGCTTACCGCAGAATACCAGATCGCGGAACTGGGCCATCATCATTTGATTCTGGTTTCCGACCCATTTCATAAAACCGGTGGAAAAGGTTTTAGACTCGGCGAACAGTTTCTCAAGTTCCTGACGTTCAAAGCGGATCAGTTCAGTGTTTTCAATCGCTTCAGCAGTAAAATGATAGTTTAAGCCATTAAACAGGCTCAGCTCTCCAAGGAGGTCATACTGGTTCTTTTTTTGAAAGAAAAACAGTTTTCCTTCAGAGGATGTTTTGCACAGACGGACCTGACCTTCAAGAATGATGTAGATGTGGTCAGCGGTACCGCCTTCATGAAAGAGGACATCGGACTCAACGGCCTTTACGACCGTCCCTTTTTCGATGAGGTTAAAGAAAGCATCCTCGCCTATGACAGATGCAAAGGAACCTTTCCTTATGGCTTTTTTGTGACTCGTCATGATGATCCCCCTCCTTTAAATCCAAGCATATTACTGTCATAATAGCATAGGAGACCTTTTGATAACGAAAGAAATTCCGAACATTTATTCACAATTTGATGGACAGGATGTGAGCACAGTGAAAATGATCGTCAGTGGCTTTGAGGTTTTTGGAGGACTGAATAAAAACCCGACCCTTGATATCCTTAAAGATTTGAAGGAGAATCCCCCACCAGGAGTGGACCTGTATACAATTGCGTTGCCTGTTGAATATGATGCATGCTTTGAGCCTTTGGAGAGCCTGGTTGACGACTTCAGACCCGATTCTGTGATCGCTCTTGGTGTTGCAGCCGGTCGCAGTTCGGTTCAACCTGAACGGATCGGCATCAATATTGAAGACACAGGCGGCGAAGGTCGAATGGGCGATAACAGAGGCAATACACCCGTTGACAGGAAGATCCGGGGGGACGGGCCAGACGGCTATTTTTCCACATTGCCAAACCGAAAAATCATCAAGGCAATACGTGAACAGGGTATCCCGTCTGATTTATCCAATTCCGCCGGTACATTCATCTGTAATGCAGTCTTGTACCGATTAATGGATAAACTGATCAGAGAAGAAAGGGGCGTACCTGCCGGCTTTATTCATGTACCAGCGACGCCGGACATGGTTCCCTCTTCTTCCGGAATGCCTTCCATGCATCAGGCGGATTTGAACGAAGCCGTTCGCACTGCGATTCAGGTTATCAAGGAAGCTGAGGAAGGCTGATGAACAAGAGTAAACCGACCCTCTATCTGGTTTTGTTCCGGTGCGACCGCGAGGCCATGGTCAAAGTCGGCGCCCTCGGAGACGTGTCAATCAGTCCGGGGTATTATGTCTATGCAGGTTCTGCCAAGAGGAACCTGACTGCGCGACTGAAACGGCACCGCAAACTCCAAAAACCGTTTCGCTGGCATATTGACTATCTTCGTCCTCATCTTGTCTGGGTCCGTTCGTTTCAACTCACTGAACACGAGGGAGAGTGCGCGCTTGTCAGAGCCTTTTGTCTGGTGACCGGAGCCACTGCCGTGCAAAAAGGACTCGGATCATCCGACTGCCGCTGTGAGGCACATGTTTTGAAACTGCCACAAAAAGAACCGGCCGAATGGGATCCGGCCGGATTTTCAGAACGATGGAATGCCGCAGGTACAGCGGCATTTGGAAGTAATCATCATGATTGATCTTTTTCAAAATAAGCAAAGTCCGATAAGACTTCTTCCACCCGCTCCTGATCTTCAGGGGCGATTTTTGTTTTGATACGCTGCCCCTTGGTGGTTTCCATGATCAACTGCCGGCGGCCTGTCGTTTTCTTTCCCCAGCGAAATTCCTTCACCCGGCTCCATTTTGCATGAAAACCGGCGAATACGATGGCACCGCCATAGATTTCAAAAACCCGGTCGAGGGTGACAAGAATAAAGCTGCCGATGAACAGCTGGATGAGAAAAAGCAAGAAAGCCATCACAAAGTTGTTGAAGGTCTCAAGAACGAGAACGAGACCGATGGGCAGAGCGGCATAACCCGCGTAGACAGAAGCCTTATAGGTTTTGGACGCAACGGTGAGTTTTCTCGGATCTGTAAGGGAAAAGAAGGATTGATCTCCTGAGTTCTCCCGGTGTTTATGCGTAAACAAGTGATAAACAGCAACGGCACTGACGACCCCTGCGGTAAATAAAAATAACCATTCCATAACCAAACAGCCCTTTCAATGCAATCAGTTGAACGGGATTATTATATCACACCGGCAGAGATTGATGCGATGGTGAGTGCTGTTCAGAAGATAAAAATCCCCCACCTTTTGAGGTGAGGGGGAAGACGTATTACAGTTTTTCAGCAGTTTTGTCATAAGCCATTGCCGAGTCAAAATCTTTTTGGGTTAAGCCGCCTTCATCATGCGTACTGAGGGCGACCTTCACTTTATTATAATCAAGGGTAATATGAGGGTGATGCTGACGATCTTCTGCAACATCTGCAATCTGATTGACAAATTCTACAGCTTTCAGAAACGTGGAAAATGTGAATTCTTTGGTGATCCAGATATCCCCTGTAAGGGTCCAGCCATTTGAATCTTTAAGACTTGCCTGTACATCTTCTTTCGTCAAAAGCATGCGAACATTCCTCCTCATGTGATTAGGTATTGAAGTTCATCATAGCAGAAGAATCGATCCATTTAAAGGAATACGGAAAGGCGAGACATGATTAAGGGTAATTGAGGGGATTTTCAAATCCATCTCTGATACAATGGAAATATTATAACCGTTAAGGCTGGTGATTTGATGGAAGGATGTATTCATTGTCAGCGAAATGTCCTGATTGAAGACGGGGGAACCTTGATCATAGCGACAGATCAGCAGAAAAATGCACAAGCATATAGTGACATACTCAGCAAGTATCGCATTCAAAATCAAGTCAAAAACGCATATATTCATATCGAGTATGATTTAATCGTTCAAGTGCAAGCCGTTACGGCTCTCCTGGACGATCATATTGAAGAGAAGGATAAGGAGAGGATGCGGGGGAACATTGTCGTTGAAAAAGATCTCCCTGACTTTGTTCACTTCCCGCTCTATCCTTACAAAGAACTTGAATATCGAATCCGTTATCCTCAATATGTGAATATTATTCAAAATAAACGCTTCACCTCTCATATGCAACCGATTTTTTGCACGAAAGAGGGGAGTGTATACGGCTATGAATTTCTTCTTCGTCCGTCAGACGATGCTTATCCTTTCTTCCCTGGAGAGTTGTTTTCTTTTTCACAACGTTCCGGTATGCAATCGATGCTTGACAGCCATGCGAGGATCAATGCAATCAGGACCGGTTCGGAGCGACTGAAAGACGAAAAGATTTTCATCAATTTTCTTCCTTCCTCCATTTATGATCCTGCTCATTGTCTCAAAAGCACATTTGAAGCAGCGAACACGTACAATGTTAATCCGGAAAGACTTGTTTTTGAAGTGGTTGAGACGGAGAAGATCGTGGATGTCGCTCACCTGAAGAATATTTTTTATCATTATCAGAACGCCGGAGTCAAGGTGGCTCTTGATGATATCGGTACCGGGTATGCGACGATAGACATGTTGAAACAGCTTAATCCGGACTATGCGAAAATTGACCGGTCGCTGATTCAAGACTGTCATCAACATCCGGACAAGATCGCCCGGATTCAAGCTATCAGCGAAGTCGCCAAGGCGCAGGGAACGTTGCTTCTTGGAGAAGGAATTGAGACGAAAGAGGAGTACGAGACGGTAAAATCTCTCGTGGATTACACACAAGGATATTATTTTGCGAAGCCGCAGGCAGAACCTTTTGCAGGTTGATTTGCCTGATGACAGGTCTCAGGAGGGAGTGTTTCGGTGAGTCATAAACTGATTGTCTTTATGCATTCTTCGGCGGAAACATTTAATGGTGCGATTTTGCGTCAGGTTACCGGCATCTTTGATGAACAGCAGGTCAGCTATGATGTGCGGATGCTTCATGAACTGTCTTTTGATCCGGTGCTTTCCCTTGAGGATTATCAGAATTCTTTGGAAGGACACTATTCAGCATTTATGGAGCAAGAGCATGAGTACTGGAGAAAGGCTGATGAAATCATCGTGCTTTTCCCGCTGTGGTGGGGGTTCTTCCCAGCACTTGGAAAAGGTTATCTCGATCAGGTTTTAAGCTATGGCTTTGCTTATGAGCTTGAAGGCGAATCACCAATCGCAGCAGCTCTTAAAGATAAACAGATGTCAATCATACTGACATCCGGATCACCCTATGAGGAAATGAAGGCAAATGGTCTTCACGATCAGCTCATTGACACCATTGACCGTACGATTATTCAATTTTGCGGCATGACAATGAACCGGGTTGTCCACTTGGGTGATGTGATTCAGGCGAACGACCAGGAAAAACAAGCAATGTTTCGACAGGTGCGTGAAACGTTCTCCAAATGAAAAAGCAACCTGCTGTCTTCTTTTGACAGCAGGTTGCTTTTTTTGAATGATTGGCTTTTCAATGATGTATAGTCTGCCTGTGACTGCAGCTGTATATCGCGGGGCCATGCTGACCATAGTACACATAAAGGAATCCGTCATCCTCAGTAAGCGTGTTGGATGACTGATAATCATCCCAGGAAAAAGGAA
This genomic window from [Bacillus] selenitireducens MLS10 contains:
- a CDS encoding 4a-hydroxytetrahydrobiopterin dehydratase, translated to MLLTKEDVQASLKDSNGWTLTGDIWITKEFTFSTFLKAVEFVNQIADVAEDRQHHPHITLDYNKVKVALSTHDEGGLTQKDFDSAMAYDKTAEKL
- a CDS encoding EAL domain-containing protein, coding for MEGCIHCQRNVLIEDGGTLIIATDQQKNAQAYSDILSKYRIQNQVKNAYIHIEYDLIVQVQAVTALLDDHIEEKDKERMRGNIVVEKDLPDFVHFPLYPYKELEYRIRYPQYVNIIQNKRFTSHMQPIFCTKEGSVYGYEFLLRPSDDAYPFFPGELFSFSQRSGMQSMLDSHARINAIRTGSERLKDEKIFINFLPSSIYDPAHCLKSTFEAANTYNVNPERLVFEVVETEKIVDVAHLKNIFYHYQNAGVKVALDDIGTGYATIDMLKQLNPDYAKIDRSLIQDCHQHPDKIARIQAISEVAKAQGTLLLGEGIETKEEYETVKSLVDYTQGYYFAKPQAEPFAG
- a CDS encoding NAD(P)H-dependent oxidoreductase, producing the protein MSHKLIVFMHSSAETFNGAILRQVTGIFDEQQVSYDVRMLHELSFDPVLSLEDYQNSLEGHYSAFMEQEHEYWRKADEIIVLFPLWWGFFPALGKGYLDQVLSYGFAYELEGESPIAAALKDKQMSIILTSGSPYEEMKANGLHDQLIDTIDRTIIQFCGMTMNRVVHLGDVIQANDQEKQAMFRQVRETFSK